In Macaca nemestrina isolate mMacNem1 chromosome 9, mMacNem.hap1, whole genome shotgun sequence, a single genomic region encodes these proteins:
- the LOC105494380 gene encoding calmodulin-like protein 5 → MAGELTPEQEAEYKSAFSAVDTNGSGTINAQELGAALKAMGKNFSEAELKNLISQFDSDGDGEISFQEFMAVVKKARAGLEDLQVAFRAFDQDGDGHITVDELKQAMAGLGQPLPQEELDAMIREADVDQDGRVNYEEFARMLTQE, encoded by the coding sequence ATGGCCGGTGAGCTGACTCCTGAGCAGGAGGCCGAGTACAAAAGCGCCTTCTCCGCGGTTGACACGAATGGAAGCGGCACCATCAATGCCCAGGAGCTGGGCGCGGCGCTGAAGGCCATGGGCAAGAATTTCTCGGAGGCCGAGCTAAAGAATCTCATCTCCCAGTTTGATAGCGACGGCGACGGCGAAATCAGCTTCCAGGAGTTCATGGCGGTGGTGAAGAAGGCCAGGGCCGGCCTGGAGGACCTGCAGGTCGCCTTCCGCGCCTTCGACCAGGACGGCGATGGCCACATCACCGTGGACGAGCTCAAGCAGGCCATGGCGGGGCTGGGGCAGCCGCTGCCGCAGGAGGAGCTGGATGCCATGATCCGCGAGGCCGACGTGGACCAGGACGGGCGGGTGAACTACGAGGAGTTCGCGAGGATGCTCACCCAGGAGTGA